The following are from one region of the Microtus ochrogaster isolate Prairie Vole_2 chromosome 17, MicOch1.0, whole genome shotgun sequence genome:
- the Mapk1ip1l gene encoding MAPK-interacting and spindle-stabilizing protein-like, translating to MSDEFSLADALPEPSSAKTSAVSNAKAGQSQVWPGSNPWSNPSALPAVPSGLPPSGAAPSPVPFGPAPTGMYPSMPPTGPPAGPPAPFPPSGPSCPPPSGPYPAPAVPGPGPTGPYATPNMPLPELPRPYGAPTDPAGTLGPWGSMSSGPWAPGIGGQHPNMPYRPPGPYPTAPPPMSGAPPVPWGTVPPGAWGPPAPYPGPAGSYPTPGPHPTPNNPYQVPSGPSGAPPMPSGPHYH from the coding sequence TTGGCAGATGCGCTGCCTGAACCATCCTCTGCCAAAACGTCTGCTGTGAGCAATGCAAAAGCCGGCCAATCTCAAGTCTGGCCGGGCTCCAACCCTTGGAGTAACCCAAGTGCTCTACCTGCTGTGCCCTCTGGACTCCCACCAAGCGGTGCAGCGCCCTCTCCTGTGCCTTTCGGACCAGCGCCAACAGGAATGTATCCGTCTATGCCTCCAACTGGACCACCAGCCGGACCCCCAGCaccctttcctccttctggaCCATCATGCCCCCCACCTAGTGGTCCTTATCCAGCCCCTGCTGTGCCAGGCCCTGGCCCAACAGGGCCATATGCTACGCCAAATATGCCCCTTCCAGAGCTACCTAGGCCATATGGTGCACCCACAGATCCAGCTGGTACTTTAGGTCCATGGGGATCTATGTCTTCTGGACCTTGGGCACCAGGAATTGGGGGGCAGCACCCTAATATGCCATATCGACCTCCAGGGCCATACCCCACTGCTCCACCTCCAATGTCAGGAGCACCGCCTGTTCCATGGGGCACTGTGCCACCAGGAGCCTGGGGACCACCAGCACCGTATCCTGGCCCTGCAGGATCGTATCCCACACCAGGACCCCATCCTACTCCAAATAATCCCTACCAAGTGCCTTCTGGACCTTCTGGTGCTCCACCAATGCCTAGTGGCCCCCAC